The genome window GGAGTGTAACTAGTCCGAAAAATGAATACCTTTACAATAAAAAGGAGTTACAGGAGGAACTCGGACAGTACGATTATGGCGCGCGGTTCTATGATCCTGTAATTGGAAGGTGGACGAATGTTGATCCATTGGCGGAAATATATAGGAGATGGTCAACTTACAATTACGTAAAGGATAACCCCATAAGATTTACTGACCCGGACGGGATGAGTGTAAGTTATGATAATTGGGGAAATGCTACATATGATAACGTTGGTACTCCTGATGCGACTAACTATGCATTGGGGCTTCAAATTGCAGGGCAAACATCAAAAGAAGGAAAGGATAAAGTAAGAGCTGATGCAAAAGCCGCCGCTGATACTTCAAAATCAAAGGGCATATCCTTATCTTCAAAGGTGAGGAACTGGACCAATGGTTTTGCTCTTGGCACAATAGCTGCTGGAGGAGGCCCTGAAGACGTTGCGGCTGATGGGATTGCCGGAAGTGAAGAAATTCTCGGACAGTATTTCGCTTTCTTTGCCAAGCTTGGAGAAGATGTAGCTGATTTATTGGCGGTAACTACTACAGTTGTAAGAAACGGGAACCGCAAAGACAATAGCGACCCGCATATAGTTTATGTAATTTTCAGTCTTGATATGCATGGTGATATGATAACCGAAAAATATGGCATTTCTGGAAGGCAAGATACTGATAATGGAAGTAACCCCAGACCAGCATATCAGGTCAATAGACTAAATAAAGGGCTTGATAATGCCGAGCCTGGTCGACTTTATAGTTGGGTAAGAATAGCCAGAACAAGTAACAGGTTGCAGGCTTTATCATTAGAATCCGTTTTAGTGACGGCTTATGCAAGGACACACAGAGGACGGTCACCAAATCGACAATGGTATCCTCTCCCTAAATAGTAAAATATGAAAGAGAAAAGAATAATAATACAAATTGTTCTAAAGAACGATGACTACATATTAAATAATTATTCAAGCTTAATTGAAAATTTATACACGTTTCTTCTTCCTCCTTTAAAACTAAAGAATACAAAAAAAATTCTTATTAAATTAATTAACCAGCCAAGCTGTTTAGAGATAATGGGAGAAAAAACAGGACAAGAACTTTATCTTATCCGAAATGAATTCGATTTTGCTTTTTTTGAAAGTGTTAACTCTGATCAAAAGAAGGATTACTTGTGTGATGCGGCATTTGAATGCTTAAAGGCATTATTTGCAGTGCTTCGACTTGACCTAGAAATATTAGTCAATACATACAAACATATTAAAAAAATTGACTACCAACTAAAAAATATATTATGCGGCGGCCCAAAGAAAAACAATAATAAAACGATAGTAGGCCAAGTGATAGCCGAACATTTTTTAGATTATGCTTTACTTAATGTAAATTTCAAATTTCTAAAAACATCCGAAACGAAGACTGTTATTTTATTTAAAACATATCCAACATTTTTCTTTTATTCAAAATTGATTTGGACGGCAAAGTGGACCAGTAATACAACTTTTTTGGTATCTAATAAATTAAAGGAAATTAATTTAGAAATAAACATAAATGGAGATATTTCAATTGTGGATACTCCTATTAATAGAGAAATTGAATGGATTAAAGATGAAATAAGGTATTTGACTTTAGAAATTTGTTTTCCACTTTAAAGAGATAGAGTAGTGTGACGATGCTGTTTGTACAAGCTGTAGGGATTGTGAGTAATTAGGGGTGTACCATAGATAATAAGTATTGGTTTTTGACTAGGCCGTACGCCCCTCATTCTCGCGAGATGCAGTGCGTCAAAAGCCTGGCGGACTCGTGACTATGGAAACGATAAGTAATAATTTAAGGAAGCCTGGCGGGTGCCAGGCTTTGTTGTTTAATGGGCATCCATTGTCAAGGCATCCGCAACCGTAAAGACCTGCTTTCTATCTTTGTCAGACAGAGCAGCAACTTCACGGATGCCATTTAAGGTTAGTCTACCCAATTCTAAATCAGTCTTACCAAGAAGGAATTAAAAAGCCGCCTCGGTGAGGCAGCTTGATTGTTAGACACCCGCTACCGGATATATTCATTAGAGCTCATTCTGGAGCGAGTAAGCAGTCCTTCAAGACACCGTTTAGTCATAGGGCCCACGATTCATGAGAGGGTGCTATTCATGATAAGTAGCTGCGATCGCTTTTCGATAAAGAATGTATTATCTTTAAAAAAATACCGCTCTTTTCGAGCAGTATTGCTTTTTTACGCCACCGCTAACACCCGCTTTCGCTGCGGGGTGCGCTTTTTGTATGGAATTCTCCGAAACGTGTGGTACTTGGTACGCCCTTCGAGATACTCGAACATCTCCGAACAGACATTAATCAGCCAGTCGGTCTTCACGCAGTCCTCAACGTTGACTCCGGTATAGGCCTTCCCGGTCAGGGTGAACAGCGTGCGCAGGAATCCGGCAGTAACCGCCTGCACCTCGGGAAACGGCGAAGACGGTTCGGCACCGAAGTGGATCACCAGTTTCGAATCCTCAACGCATTCAAGCCGGAGGTAGACTATGGGGCTTACCAGTTCATGAAGAATGATGGGAGGCTCCGAACCGTTCTGCGTTCTTTCGAGTACGTACCGCAACTCTTCCTGTTCTAGGGCGGCGAGCAGCTGCGTCGCTTTTTTTAAGATTTGGTCATAGGCGTGCCGGACTGCCTCATTGTATGACATCGGCGAGGGTACCGCGGTTTTTTTCTGTGCTTTCATATTAAGTGGTTTTTTTTGTGAGAAAATCGGGCAGGCTGCGCCACCGGGCTTGAATAAGTGACTGCTTGCTTTTCGATGGAAGGTTATGGCACAGTTCCCAGGCCCGTATTGTTGAGGCATTGACCACAAAGACTTCACCGCACTGCTCATAGGAGTATCCCAGACAGAAGCGCAGTTGCTTCAGTTTTCCGGCAATGCTGTCAGTCTCGTGAGTGAAGGGATAGTATCCCAGAAACGCGATAATCAGCGGGTAGTGCTGTATCTGCGGGATGGCCCTGCCATTCTCCCAATACGTTACCGAATCCTCCGACACATTTACTATCTTCGCCACGTCCCTTTGCAGGAGTCCCCGTTGCAGCCTTGCGGTGCGCACATGGTCTCCGAGGGTATCAAGCGATTTAGGAAATAGCACGCGCGGCGGCTTTCGGACAACCTTGCGGTACGGGAGAATACTTCTCACCACCATGCAGTGGTGGATGTTCGCACTGTCAGGCGGGCTCATTATCCTGATCGCATTAGTTACCATAAGTTTCCAGACCATTAAAGCCGCCCTGGTAAACCCTGTTAAAAGTTTAAGATCGGAGTGATCTAAGGTTAGAGACCAGAGATTAGTTAAAAAAAGTTTCGGCTATCAACCATAAACTATAAAGGGAGCGGGCAGCTGGCTGTGAGCAGTAAGAGCAGGCGCTGACTATCGACCATGAAGTAAAAAAACGCAGCTAAAAAAAAAGAAAAACAGAATTGTCATTTTTAATACAGTTAATGACGCTTGACAGTCGGTTAATATGACCAAAGTTCAATAACTATTAAATAAAAAAAAACCGGCTCACAATTGCGAGCCGGTTTTTATTTTATAGGTATAAAAATCTTTTAGCAATATTGCTCAAATGCACCAATCAGGTTATCAGCAATCATTTGTGCCGGGCGGCCTTCAATTTGATGACGCTCAATAATGTGAACCAGCTTGCCATCTTTAAATAAAGCCATGGCCGGTGATGATGGAGGATAAGGCAGCATATAAGCACGTGCTTTGTTCACAGCGTCAGCTTCCATACCTGCAAAAACGGTTACCATTTTATCAGGGTGTTTTTCGTTTTTTGCAGCCATGCGTACAGCAGGGCGTGCATTTGCTGCTGCGCAACCGCAAACAGAATTAACCATCACAAAAACAGTCCCTTCGCTTTCAATAGCTTTAGTCACTGCATCTGCATCTTTCAACTCCTCAAAGCCAACCCTGGTAAGCTCTTCCCGCATTGGGGCTACTAAATATTCTGGATACATTTTTTTTCGTTTTCTAAATTTCAAAACAAAAATAACAAATCATTACCAGTTAAAATTCAAAAAGAAGAATAATAACAATTTGCTGACGTTAAAGGGCCACAAACATGCGGGGAAACGGGTAAAATACAGGAAAAAGAATAGGTCATTGATAATCAATTATTAACAAAAACATGATTTTGTTTTTTTAGCCCGATTAGCTACCTTGCGATCCCTAATTAACAATTACGATGAAATTGAAACCGTCTGACGTAAGTACAGTTATTATTGTAAACAAGAATAAAGAAGGCTCTCAAACATTACAGATCAAAACAAAACATATCAGCCGCATCAAGCATTATCTGCTTGGTATTTTAGCCGTTATTACTACCCTAACCCTTTCTGTAATTTATTTGAGTCATAAAAACCAGGAACAGGAAGAAGAGAAACACAACCTGGTAGCGCAATTGATCAAGCTCAAAGGTGAAGTACCTGTGGCCGGTGTTGAAGTTAAAAAGCCCAACAACGCCCAAAACTATATCCAGTCTATCGAAGGTAAACTTCAAACCATTAATGATTACCTTAAAAAACGCGGACTCAAAGGCTTTTCTACTAAAGCTGTTGGTGGCAATGGTAACGCAGAAGCAGCCAAACTTACCGATGAAGAAAAGTATTCCTTGTATGATGAATATTTAAACCGTTTGGTACATACGGTAGCCTTTACACCTATGGGCTACCCGCGGGTTAGTGCGTTAACTTCCTATTTTGGCTACCGGAGCGATCCTTTTAATACAGCCAGTGCAGAGTTTCATCCCGGTATTGATTTTAAGGGTAACCGCGGCGACGAAGCCAAATGTACTGCCACCGGCAGAGTGGTATTTGCAGGCCGTTATGGCGGGTACGGCAACTGTGTACGTATAGAACATGCCAATAATTTTGAAACCTTGTACGGGCATTTATCCCGTATTACCGTAAAAGTTGGCCAGGAAGTTACCGTAGGCCAAAAAATTGGCGAAGTAGGCTCAACCGGTCATTCAACAGGGAACCATTTGCATTATGAAGTACGCAAAAATGGCAAGGCAATTAACCCTATAAAATTTCTGACACTTAATAATTAGTAACCTAAACAAAACCATGGCATTATTTTCAAAAAAAGAAAAAGTTTCATTGGATTTGCAGTCCATATCAACATTGATAAGTGAAGGCAGCATTTTTGACGGCAACCTGAAGGCGCCTGCCTTTACAAGGATTGATGGACAAATTACCGGCGACGTGGTGGTTGATGAGGGCCTTATTTTAGGTGAAAAAGGAGAGATAAGAGGTAATGTTATAACCAAGGAAATGGTTGTTTACGGTGTTGTAAACGGCAATATCCAAACCAATTCGCTCGAAATAAAAGCCACCGGAAAAGTTAACGGTGAGATAAAGACCCAAACCCTGACCGTAGAGAACGGCGCTGTTTATAACGGCAGCCTTTCCATGTCACAAAACAACAAAGCTGCCCAGCCGAACAAGCTACCCAGGCATGAGGCAAAGGCTATTGAGGCATAACCCTGCTGATTTATCTTAAAAACACGCTGGTACAACTTGCCATAGGACAACTTCGCACCATTGTGTCCTCTTGTTAGCATCCCGTATTTCATTTTAATGAGGTGATGCCTTACCTTTGAAAAAAAAATAAAAGAATTATGTCATCAGTAGAGACCGAATTTGTAAAATTCAAAGTAAAGGATATTTCGCTGGCACAATGGGGCCGCAAAGAAATTGAATTAGCCGAGGCAGAAATGCCGGGACTAATGGCTTTACGCAAAGAATATGGCCCGTCAAAAGCATTAAAAGGTGCAAGGATAGCAGGCTGCCTGCACATGACGATCCAAACCGCAGTTTTAATTGAAACATTGATAGAATTAGGTGCCGAAGTTACCTGGTCATCATGTAATATATTTTCAACCCAGGATCACGCTGCCGCTGCTATTGCTGCTGCAGGCGTCTCTGTTTATGCCTGGAAAGGCATGAATGCCGAAGAATTTGACTGGTGTATTGAGCAAACCTTATTTTTTGGTGAAGACCGCAAGCCATTGAACATGATACTGGATGATGGCGGCGATTTAACCAACATGGTTTTAGATAAATTTCCGGAGCTGATTGGCGGCATCAAAGGTCTGTCTGAAGAAACTACTACCGGTGTACACCGTTTATATGAGCGCGTGAAAGCTGGTACATTACCAATGCCTGCAATTAACGTTAACGACTCTGTTACCAAATCAAAATTTGATAATAAATACGGCTGTCGTGAATCATTGGTTGACGCTATCCGTCGTGCAACTGACGTAATGATGGCTGGTAAAGTGGCTGTTGTTTGCGGTTATGGTGACGTAGGTAAAGGATCTGCAGATTCATTGCGCAATGCCGGTGTACGTGTTATAGTAACAGAAATTGACCCTATCTGCGCATTACAGGCAGCTATGGAAGGCTTCGAAGTTAAAAAGCTTGGCACTGCTATCACTGAAGCCGACATCGTGGTTACTGCAACAGGTAACATGAACATTGTTCGCGAACAGCATTTCCGCGCTTTAAAGGATAAAGCTATCGTTTGTAACATTGGTCACTTTGATAACGAGATAGACATGGCGTGGTTAAACGGCGCTTATGGCGATACCAAAATTGAGATTAAACCACAGGTTGATAAATATACTATTGACGGTAAGGACCTGATTATATTAGCAGAAGGCCGCCTGGTGAATTTAGGTTGCGCAACCGGCCATCCAAGCTTTGTAATGAGTAACTCGTTCACTAACCAAACCCTTGCCCAGCTTGAGCTTTGGAACAATGGCGCCGCTTACGAAAATAAAGTTTATACCCTGCCAAAACACCTTGACGAAAAAGTTGCCCGTTTACACCTTGCAAAAATAGGGGTTGAACTGGAAGTTTTAGACCAGGATCAGGCTGAGTATATCGGTGTAACTGTTGATGGTCCGTTTAAACCGGAATATTACCGTTACTAAGAATCTGAGAATAATATTAAGCAACAAAAAAAAAGGGTGTGATTTTAGGATCACACCCTCTTTTTTTGTTGATAACTACCTGAACGAAACCTTACCGGGTTATAACAATTGATAAGAGTTCCTGATCCAGCTGAATATTTGCGGCCTTAACTCGTTTATATTGCTTAGCCTGATGTGGTTCTGAAATCTGCCTGCAGTTGCTATGCTTTTGATAACAGGCGGATCTACCAGCTTTTTATCAGAATAGAATTTGAGGTCGAGTTGCTTCTGCATCGGCCTGATAACAAAGAATGTTTGCCTGTGAACAAAAGTGATGCAGTTGGGTGTAGTACCGGCTAAAACATCAGGCCAGTCTGTTACTTCGGCCAAAAGTTTATCAAATAATAACAGCAATTCGTCGGGTTTATTTTTAAACAGATCGTCCAGGCTGATTCTTGCACAGTAATGCGTTTGCTGTTCATTTAATAACTCGCGGTCGCATTTTGGGCAAATGAAGGTCATAGGCATTAAAACGTTATAGTGAACTTACTACCCGCCCCCGGTTTACTTTCTACGGAGATAGTACCACCAAAAGTCTCAATCTGTGTTTTGGTCATAAACAAACCTACGCCCTTACTATCATACCCTGAATGGAAAGTATGGTTAAGTTTAAAGATATTTTTGGCATGCCGCTTCATGTCAATCCCTATCCCGTTGTCACTAAAGACAAGTACCATGCGCCCCGCTTTATTTTGTGCAGTAATATCTATTTCAGGAGGCACATCAGTTTTACTATATTTTAATGAATTACTGATCATGTTATAGAATATACTTTCAAGATACATTTTCGGAAATTTCATCACCGCTATATGGAAGTGGGTGCTTATAATGGCCTTTTTCGAAATGATTTGCCCGGTTAGCATTTGTTTTACATTCAGCGTAATGTCATTAAGGTCACAGTCATCATAAGGCAGGTTTTGGTTATTCCTCACCTCAAGCACCTTCATCAGTTCATTCAAAGTTTCAATAAGTGTCGAGCTTGACTGTTTTAGCATTTTTAGATACTCGTCTTTTTCCTCGCGGGTATCCGACGCCGACATCATATTCAAAATCATATCGATACTGCCTGCGGGTCCGCGTAAATTGTGCGCTACAATCCGGTTAAAATCCTCAAACTGGCTTATCCGGTTTTCAAGGTCAAGTGCTCTTTTATACTCATCTATATCAGTACATGAGCCAAACCACTTTATA of Mucilaginibacter xinganensis contains these proteins:
- a CDS encoding helix-turn-helix transcriptional regulator, coding for MVWKLMVTNAIRIMSPPDSANIHHCMVVRSILPYRKVVRKPPRVLFPKSLDTLGDHVRTARLQRGLLQRDVAKIVNVSEDSVTYWENGRAIPQIQHYPLIIAFLGYYPFTHETDSIAGKLKQLRFCLGYSYEQCGEVFVVNASTIRAWELCHNLPSKSKQSLIQARWRSLPDFLTKKTT
- the ahcY gene encoding adenosylhomocysteinase, coding for MSSVETEFVKFKVKDISLAQWGRKEIELAEAEMPGLMALRKEYGPSKALKGARIAGCLHMTIQTAVLIETLIELGAEVTWSSCNIFSTQDHAAAAIAAAGVSVYAWKGMNAEEFDWCIEQTLFFGEDRKPLNMILDDGGDLTNMVLDKFPELIGGIKGLSEETTTGVHRLYERVKAGTLPMPAINVNDSVTKSKFDNKYGCRESLVDAIRRATDVMMAGKVAVVCGYGDVGKGSADSLRNAGVRVIVTEIDPICALQAAMEGFEVKKLGTAITEADIVVTATGNMNIVREQHFRALKDKAIVCNIGHFDNEIDMAWLNGAYGDTKIEIKPQVDKYTIDGKDLIILAEGRLVNLGCATGHPSFVMSNSFTNQTLAQLELWNNGAAYENKVYTLPKHLDEKVARLHLAKIGVELEVLDQDQAEYIGVTVDGPFKPEYYRY
- a CDS encoding bactofilin family protein, with amino-acid sequence MALFSKKEKVSLDLQSISTLISEGSIFDGNLKAPAFTRIDGQITGDVVVDEGLILGEKGEIRGNVITKEMVVYGVVNGNIQTNSLEIKATGKVNGEIKTQTLTVENGAVYNGSLSMSQNNKAAQPNKLPRHEAKAIEA
- a CDS encoding DUF5655 domain-containing protein, encoding MTFICPKCDRELLNEQQTHYCARISLDDLFKNKPDELLLLFDKLLAEVTDWPDVLAGTTPNCITFVHRQTFFVIRPMQKQLDLKFYSDKKLVDPPVIKSIATAGRFQNHIRLSNINELRPQIFSWIRNSYQLL
- a CDS encoding BrxA/BrxB family bacilliredoxin, with the protein product MYPEYLVAPMREELTRVGFEELKDADAVTKAIESEGTVFVMVNSVCGCAAANARPAVRMAAKNEKHPDKMVTVFAGMEADAVNKARAYMLPYPPSSPAMALFKDGKLVHIIERHQIEGRPAQMIADNLIGAFEQYC
- a CDS encoding M23 family metallopeptidase; translation: MKLKPSDVSTVIIVNKNKEGSQTLQIKTKHISRIKHYLLGILAVITTLTLSVIYLSHKNQEQEEEKHNLVAQLIKLKGEVPVAGVEVKKPNNAQNYIQSIEGKLQTINDYLKKRGLKGFSTKAVGGNGNAEAAKLTDEEKYSLYDEYLNRLVHTVAFTPMGYPRVSALTSYFGYRSDPFNTASAEFHPGIDFKGNRGDEAKCTATGRVVFAGRYGGYGNCVRIEHANNFETLYGHLSRITVKVGQEVTVGQKIGEVGSTGHSTGNHLHYEVRKNGKAINPIKFLTLNN